TCCAAAAGATAATGAGCGTGATTTGGAAGAGATTCCAGACAATGTCATCGCTGACTTAGAAGTCATTCCTGTTCAATGGATTGATGAAGTATTGAAAGTTGCTCTAGAACGAGATCCGTCAGGGGTCGAGTTTGTCGCTAAAAAATAGTGATGCGTAGCAAAAATAAGTAAAGATTTACGCTGATGAGTCTAAAAAGGCTTGTCAGCGTTTTTTTTGGGCGCTAAGTTAATTGACTAAAGCCGCAAGCCCTTTTGCAATAAGGCTTTCGGCTAAATTAAAACCAAAATGGAACGTACCGTCATCCTAAATTAGTCGCAGATGACAAAGAGGGGAAACACAGTGAATAAAACACAACTAGTAGAATCAATCGCAGAAAACGCAGATATCTCTAAAGCTTCAGCTGGCCGCGCACTAGACGCATTCATCGAAGCAGTTGGCACAACACTTCAATCAGGTGACCAAGTAGCACTTGTTGGTTTTGGTACTTTCAGTGTTCGTACTCGTGCAGCTCGCACAGGTCGTAACCCTAAAACTGGTGAAGAAATCCAAATTGCAGAAGCAAAAGTACCTGGCTTTAAAGCGGGTAAAGCACTAAAAGACGCATGTAACTAATATTGCGTTACCTCGGCTTTCGTTAAGCCAAGGTAGCAAGATGCGTTAGCTGTTTGAAAAATGATGTTTCATCCTTAAACAGTGATTGTGTAAAGCACATTGAACTAATTTAAATTATGCGCATCCTACTGATGCGCATTTCTTTTTCTGATAATATCGCGTGAATAAGATTTTTATGTTGAAGCCCATGCTTCATATCCGGAGAGCACTTAAATTATGATGGATCGATTACGCGAAGGCGTGAATAGCATCGCGGTAAAAATTATCCTTGGGTTGATTATCCTGTCATTCGTATTCGCAGGTGTAGGTAGCTACATCACAGGTGGTGGTAACAACGCCGCAGCGAAAGTTGGCAATACCGAAATCGGTCGTGGTGAGTTTGAACAAGCTTATCAAAACGAGCGTAATCGCATGCAATCTCAACTTGGCGATTACTTTTCTCAAATGCTTGCAGACCCTGCATACGTAGAGTCTTTCCGTAAATCAGTACTTGATCGTATGATTAACGATGTACTGCTTGAGCAGCAAGCTGAATCTCTAGGTCTACGCATCAGTGATTCACAAATTCGCACTATGATTCTAGAGATGCCACAGTTCCAAACTGCGGGTCAATTTGATCAAGAAGTTTACCAAGCAGCACTTCGTCGCGCTGGTTTTAGCCCTGAAAGCTTTGCAGAATACATGCGTCGTGATCTAATGCGAAACCAATTGGTGACGGCGCTACAAAGCAGTGAGTTTGTTCTTCAAGGCGAGATCGATACTCAAAGCAAGCTGATTGCTCAAACTCGTGATATCCGTACTGTGACGCTATCGGTTGCTGAACTTGCGAAAAGTGTTGAGCTAACGGAAGATGAGATTTCAGAGTACTACCAGCAAAACCCACTAGCTTACACTCGTCCAGAGCAAGCGAAGGTGTCTTACATTGAGCTTTCTGCAGAAGCGCTGAAAGGTCAAATCCAAGTCTCTGACGAACAAGCTGAACAGTACTATCAAGAACACCTAGACAAGTACTCGACTGAAGAGCAACGTAAAGTAAGTCATATCCTTGTTCAAGGTGATGATGAAGCTAAAGCGCAAGCCATTCTTGATGAGCTAAATGCAGGTGCTGATTTTGCTGCACTAGCTGAAGAGAAATCTGACGATTTCGGCAGCGCGGATGTTGGCGGTGATCTAGGTTGGATTGAACGTGATGTGATGGATCCAGCGTTTGAAGATGCGGCTTTCGCTCTCGAAAACGTCGGTGATACAACAGGCCTAGTTAAGTCTGAGTTTGGTTACCACATCATCAAGCTAGACGAACTGCAAGCTTCTAAAGCACAGCCTTTCTCTGAAGTAGCGGTTGAGATCAAGCAAGAACTATTGGATCAGGAAGCAGTAGACCAGTTCTACGAGCTACAAACTGAACTAGAGAAAGTTGCGTTTGAGTACCCAGACTCACTAGACGACTCTGCAGAGGCGATTAACGCTAAGATCCAGACAACAGACTTCGTTTCTCAAATCGACGCTCCTGAGCTGCTGAAAACGCCTGCTGTAATACAAGCGATTCTAAGTCCTGAAGTGAAAGAAGATGGTCTAAACTCAGAAGTTATCGAAGTTGCGCCTGAACACGTAATTGTGGTTCGCGTTGAAGAGACTCGTGATGAGACAGTTCTTCCTCTTGAAGAAGT
The Vibrio pelagius genome window above contains:
- a CDS encoding HU family DNA-binding protein; protein product: MNKTQLVESIAENADISKASAGRALDAFIEAVGTTLQSGDQVALVGFGTFSVRTRAARTGRNPKTGEEIQIAEAKVPGFKAGKALKDACN
- the ppiD gene encoding peptidylprolyl isomerase, with amino-acid sequence MMDRLREGVNSIAVKIILGLIILSFVFAGVGSYITGGGNNAAAKVGNTEIGRGEFEQAYQNERNRMQSQLGDYFSQMLADPAYVESFRKSVLDRMINDVLLEQQAESLGLRISDSQIRTMILEMPQFQTAGQFDQEVYQAALRRAGFSPESFAEYMRRDLMRNQLVTALQSSEFVLQGEIDTQSKLIAQTRDIRTVTLSVAELAKSVELTEDEISEYYQQNPLAYTRPEQAKVSYIELSAEALKGQIQVSDEQAEQYYQEHLDKYSTEEQRKVSHILVQGDDEAKAQAILDELNAGADFAALAEEKSDDFGSADVGGDLGWIERDVMDPAFEDAAFALENVGDTTGLVKSEFGYHIIKLDELQASKAQPFSEVAVEIKQELLDQEAVDQFYELQTELEKVAFEYPDSLDDSAEAINAKIQTTDFVSQIDAPELLKTPAVIQAILSPEVKEDGLNSEVIEVAPEHVIVVRVEETRDETVLPLEEVKDQVVAALSAVKAEQQAIELGVSLVNELKAGNEAVLAENNLTFSELETIDRSSPLASSVFAFAKPEADQAVFGQAKDQNGNIVVVELSKVTADINPDYSTQIGAQLERVGNQQDLTNVLNVLRKNADVEYYIVGQGQ